The following proteins come from a genomic window of Ursus arctos isolate Adak ecotype North America unplaced genomic scaffold, UrsArc2.0 scaffold_12, whole genome shotgun sequence:
- the PTCH2 gene encoding protein patched homolog 2 isoform X4: MARPPPLQELPPGYTPPARAASPQTLAGSLKAPLWLRAYFQGLLFSLGCGIQRHCGKVLFLGLLAFGALALGLRVAVIETDLEQLWVEVGSRVSQELHYTKEKLGEEAAYTSQMLIQTPRQEGENILTPEALGLHLQAALTASKVQVSLYGKSWDLNKICYKSGIPLIENGMIERMIEKLFPCVILTPLDCFWEGAKLQGGSAYLPGRPDIQWTNLDPEQLLAELGPFASLEGFRELLDKAQVGQAYVGRPCLHPDDPHCPPSAPNHHSKQAPNVAQELSGGCHGFSHKFMHWQEELLLGGIARDPQGQLLRAEALQSTFLLMSPRQLYEHFRGDYQTHDIGWSEEQAGTVLQAWQRRFVQLAQEALPQNSSQQIHAFSSTTLDDILHAFSEVSAARVVGGYLLMLAYACVTMLRWDCAQSQGAVGLAGVLLVALAVASGLGLCALLGIAFNAATTQVLPFLALGIGVDDIFLLAHAFTEAPPGTPLQERTGECLQRTGTSVTLTSINHMVAFFMAALVPIPALRAFSLQAAIVVGCNFAAVLLVFPAVLSLDLLRRHCQRLDVLCCFSSPCSARVIQILPQELGDRTVPVGIAHLTATVQAFAHCEASSQHVVTILPPRAHLVPPPSDPLGSELFSPGGSTRDLLGQEEGPRQKATCSSLPCARWNLAHFARYQFAPVLLQSHSKATVLVLFGALLGLSLYGATLVQDGLALTDVVPRGTKEHAFLSAQLSASVLSRPCCPPLPPRRPAPGCTITGTGYRESRLHLTRTGLPGALAATRAATAPRMGPWPTSCSSRPGTPKSLWISTS; the protein is encoded by the exons ATGGCGCGGCCGCCGCCACTCCAGGAGCTGCCCCCTGGCTATACACCCCCAGCTCGAGCCGCATCACCCCAG ACCCTCGCTGGGAGCCTGAAGGCTCCACTCTGGCTTCGTGCATACTTCCAGGGCCTGCTCTTCTCTCTGGGCTGCGGGATCCAGAGACACTGTGGGAAAGTGCTCTTCCTGGGCCTGTTGGCCTTTGGAGCCCTGGCACTGGGTCTCCGCGTGGCCGTCATTGAGACAGACCTAGAACAGCTCTGGGTGGAAG TGGGCAGCCGGGTGAGCCAGGAGTTGCATTACACCAAggagaagctgggggaggaggctgcATACACCTCCCAGATGTTGATACAGACCCCACGCCAGGAAGGGGAGAATATCCTCACACCTGAGGCActtggcctccacctccaggCAGCCCTCACCGCCAGTAAAGTGCAAGTATCACTCTATGGAAA gtcctgggatttgAACAAAATCTGCTACAAGTCAGGAATCCCCCTGATTGAAAATGGAATGATTGAGCGG ATGATTGAGAAGCTGTTTCCATGCGTGATCCTCACCCCCCTCGACTGCTTCTGGGAGGGAGCCAAACTCCAAGGGGGCTCTGCCTACTTGCC CGGCCGTCCTGACATCCAGTGGACCAACCTGGACCCAGAGCAGCTGCTGGCGGAACTGGGCCCCTTTGCCTCCCTCGAGGGCTTCCGGGAGCTGCTCGACAAGGCCCAGGTGGGCCAGGCCTATGTGGGGCGGCCCTGCCTGCACCCTGACGACCCCCACTGCCCACCTAGTGCCCCTAACCATCACAGCAAGCAG GCTCCCAATGTGGCTCAGGAGCTGAGTGGGGGCTGCCACGGCTTTTCCCACAAGTTCATGCACTGGCAGGAGGAATTGCTGCTGGGGGGCATAGCCAGAGACCCCCAAGGACAGCTGCTGAG GGCAGAGGCCCTGCAGAGCACCTTCCTGCTCATGAGTCCCCGCCAGCTGTACGAGCACTTCCGAGGCGACTACCAGACGCACGACATCGGCTGGAGCGAGGAGCAGGCCGGCACGGTGCTGCAGGCCTGGCAGCGGCGCTTCGTGCAG CTGGCTCAGGAGGCGCTGCCTCAGAACTCGTCCCAGCAGATCCACGCCTTTTCCTCCACCACCCTGGACGACATCCTGCACGCTTTCTCTGAAGTCAGCGCTGCCCGCGTGGTAGGAGGCTATCTGCTCATG CTAGCCTATGCCTGTGTGACGATGCTGCGCTGGGACTGCGCCCAGTCCCAGGGTGCGGTGGGCCTTGCGGGGGTGCTGCTGGTAGCCCTGGCAGTGGCCTCGGGCCTCGGGCTCTGCGCCCTGCTTGGCATCGCCTTCAATGCTGCCACTACCCAG GTGCTGCCCTTCTTGGCACTGGGCATCGGTGTGGATGACATATTCCTGCTGGCACATGCCTTCACAGAGGCTCCCCCTGGCACCCCTCTCCAG GAGCGCACAGGCGAGTGTCTGCAGCGCACGGGGACCAGTGTCACGCTCACGTCCATCAACCACATGGTTGCCTTCTTCATGGCCGCCCTCGTTCCCATCCCTGCACTGCGGGCCTTCTCCTTGCAG GCAGCCATCGTGGTCGGCTGCAACTTTGCGGCCGTGCTGCTGGTCTTCCCGGCGGTCCTCAGCCTGGACCTGCTCCGGCGCCACTGCCAGCGCCTCGACGTGCTCTGCTGCTTCTCTAG CCCCTGCTCTGCGCGGGTGATTCAGATTCTGCCCCAGGAGCTAGGGGACAGGACAGTACCCGTGGGCATTGCCCACCTGACTGCCACAGTCCAAGCCTTCGCCCACTGTGAAGCCAGCAGCCAGCATGTCGTCACCATCCTGCCTCCCCGAGCCCACCTGGTGCCCCCACCTTCCGACCCGCTGGGCTCTGAGCTCTTCAGCCCAGGAGGGTCCACACGGGACCTCCTAGGCCAAGAGGAGGGGCCCAGGCAAAAGGCGACCTGCAGTTCCCTGCCCTGTGCCCGCTGGAATCTTGCCCATTTCGCCCGCTATCAGTTCGCACCCGTGCTGCTCCAGTCACACAGCAAG GCCACGGTGCTGGTGCTGTTTGGGGCTCTTCTGGGCCTGAGCCTCTACGGAGCAACCTTGGTGCAGGACGGGCTGGCCCTGACGGATGTGGTGCCCCGGGGCACCAAGGAGCACGCCTTCCTGAGCGCCCAGCTCAG CGCTTCAGTTCTCTCAAGGCCGTGCTGCCCGcccctgccacccaggcgccccgcacctGGCTGCACTATTACCGGAACTGGCTACAGG GAATCCAGGCTGCATTTGACCAGGACTGGGCTTCCGGGCGCATTAGCCGCCACTCGTGCCGCAACGGCTCCGAGGATGGGGCCCTGGCCTACAAGCTGCTCATCCAGACCGGGGACGCCCAAGAGCCTCTGGATTTCAACCAG CTGA